A window from Candidatus Nitrosotenuis uzonensis encodes these proteins:
- a CDS encoding dTMP kinase, producing the protein MREKNNETVRWYGKGIPYLENINHKGKLIVIEGPDSSGRSTQISLLTAKLEADGHAVINTGLKRSELVGEGILEAKRNAALGKKTLALFYAADFADQLEQKIIPSLEAGYIVLADRYIYTLMARNTVRGIPRKWSHDLYGFALVPDLVYYLKVDPYTLVHRVFEKNSSLDYYESGSDMGLSDDMFESFIIYQQKIAKEFQTMQKTYGLVPIEGDHTAEEINADLKKRVDTFLRTKR; encoded by the coding sequence ATGCGAGAAAAAAATAATGAAACCGTAAGATGGTACGGAAAGGGAATACCGTATCTTGAGAACATCAATCATAAGGGAAAGCTGATCGTGATAGAAGGGCCTGATTCCTCAGGCCGAAGTACACAGATTTCTTTACTAACTGCAAAGCTTGAGGCAGATGGTCATGCAGTGATTAATACAGGACTTAAGCGCTCAGAGCTTGTAGGTGAAGGCATACTAGAAGCAAAGCGGAATGCTGCCCTTGGTAAGAAAACTCTGGCGTTGTTTTATGCAGCTGATTTTGCAGACCAGCTGGAACAGAAGATAATTCCTTCACTTGAAGCAGGATATATTGTTCTTGCAGACAGATACATTTACACTCTAATGGCAAGAAATACCGTTAGGGGCATTCCAAGGAAATGGTCTCATGACCTGTACGGTTTTGCTCTTGTTCCAGATCTTGTATATTATTTGAAGGTGGATCCATATACTCTCGTACACAGAGTATTTGAAAAAAATTCCTCTCTTGACTACTATGAATCTGGCTCTGATATGGGCCTATCTGATGATATGTTTGAATCGTTTATCATATATCAACAAAAAATAGCTAAGGAATTCCAGACTATGCAGAAAACGTATGGCCTTGTTCCAATAGAGGGGGATCACACTGCAGAAGAGATAAACGCAGATCTGAAAAAGAGAGTAGATACATTTCTGAGAACAAAGCGATGA
- a CDS encoding CHAD domain-containing protein, whose protein sequence is MRQLESEQYFTTLQRIVQKVQEKLTQYLDTTNEENVHDVRTSIRRLESAWRIMPKKLREKPKIRDFVVAYKELFKTNSQIRDFDVISKRISSNSTILELIESKKKKKMILARRRAEHASSMRFPRLTVKDISSEKLERRFNKVTYRLVERIHMLIPKAVENEKNVSELHELRKNCKKLRYLLELVDDSTSSDFVNHLKQVQDSLGAIHDIDITVDFLHKLPRKYKVDMLVKSEYDLRSVLYQKFVQEYRSFKL, encoded by the coding sequence ATGCGACAATTAGAATCTGAGCAATATTTTACAACATTGCAACGCATAGTACAGAAAGTGCAAGAAAAGTTAACACAGTATCTAGATACGACAAACGAAGAGAATGTGCACGATGTAAGAACTTCGATTAGAAGACTAGAATCTGCCTGGAGAATAATGCCTAAAAAACTTCGAGAAAAGCCAAAGATAAGAGATTTTGTTGTTGCGTATAAAGAACTTTTCAAAACCAATAGTCAGATAAGAGATTTTGATGTAATATCAAAGAGAATATCCTCCAATAGTACAATATTGGAGCTAATTGAAAGTAAAAAGAAGAAAAAGATGATCTTGGCGCGAAGAAGAGCTGAACATGCAAGTTCAATGAGATTTCCGAGATTGACAGTAAAAGATATTTCTAGTGAAAAATTAGAGAGGAGATTCAACAAAGTCACATACAGGTTGGTAGAGAGGATCCATATGTTGATCCCCAAAGCGGTAGAAAATGAGAAAAATGTATCAGAATTACATGAGCTGCGCAAGAATTGTAAGAAGCTAAGATATCTGCTTGAACTTGTAGATGATTCTACGTCATCTGACTTTGTAAATCACCTAAAACAAGTTCAAGACTCACTAGGCGCAATACATGATATAGATATAACTGTGGATTTTTTGCACAAACTTCCAAGAAAATACAAAGTAGATATGTTGGTCAAGAGTGAATACGACCTGCGATCCGTACTCTATCAGAAATTTGTTCAGGAATATAGAAGCTTCAAGCTTTAA
- a CDS encoding DUF6659 family protein, with product MSVSLERTQEISFLCKNLLSIEKIICASVVNNRGKIIESEFKNNILNLSDTELEMLYMQRALQTSMIKELDCKLGKWSYTITDRDFIVEIIIPFDDGMIFIAAESGIKIHNLIPQIHEIIDASIDIETKESVSC from the coding sequence ATGTCTGTAAGTTTGGAACGCACGCAAGAGATATCGTTTTTGTGCAAAAATCTCCTCTCAATCGAAAAAATAATCTGTGCTTCGGTTGTAAATAATAGGGGAAAAATTATAGAGTCTGAATTTAAAAACAATATACTAAATCTGTCTGATACTGAGCTGGAAATGCTGTATATGCAAAGAGCATTACAGACGTCCATGATAAAAGAACTCGATTGTAAATTAGGCAAATGGAGCTACACAATAACGGATCGTGACTTTATTGTAGAGATAATTATCCCATTTGATGATGGAATGATCTTCATTGCGGCTGAATCTGGCATAAAAATCCACAATTTAATTCCGCAAATTCATGAAATTATAGATGCCAGTATTGATATTGAAACTAAAGAGAGCGTTTCCTGCTAG
- the tmk gene encoding dTMP kinase: MIVVEGIDGSGKSTQIRLLEKWLRFNGHHVFLTEWNSSELVREITSKGKKKAKLTPTTFSLLHATDFADRYERNILPLLRAGYFVLADRYIYTAYARDVTRGCSQEWVRKVYSFAIKPDITFYFRTPIEVAINRILNGRPQLKYYEAGMDLNLSKDPYDSYRIFQSRIIDQYESIAESEKFVMIDATLGIEEQQTMMREKVAPLLPKRAPRQSIELKNNARKK, translated from the coding sequence TTGATTGTAGTAGAAGGCATAGATGGGTCTGGCAAGTCCACACAGATACGATTGCTAGAAAAATGGCTTCGCTTTAATGGCCATCATGTGTTTTTGACTGAATGGAACTCGTCTGAGCTTGTCAGGGAAATAACATCAAAAGGAAAGAAAAAGGCAAAACTGACTCCTACTACATTCAGCCTCTTACATGCAACCGATTTTGCTGACAGATATGAAAGAAACATACTACCATTACTTCGCGCCGGTTACTTTGTACTCGCTGATAGATACATTTACACAGCATATGCGCGCGATGTGACAAGGGGTTGCAGTCAAGAATGGGTAAGAAAGGTATACAGTTTTGCGATAAAGCCCGACATTACGTTTTACTTTAGAACTCCCATAGAGGTTGCGATAAACAGGATACTAAATGGAAGACCTCAACTGAAATACTATGAAGCAGGGATGGATTTGAATTTGAGCAAGGATCCCTATGACAGCTATAGAATTTTCCAATCTAGGATAATAGACCAGTACGAATCCATAGCCGAATCTGAAAAGTTCGTCATGATAGATGCGACGTTAGGAATAGAGGAGCAACAGACCATGATGAGAGAGAAGGTTGCCCCACTATTGCCCAAAAGAGCGCCAAGGCAATCAATAGAGCTGAAGAACAATGCGAGAAAAAAATAA